Within Microbacterium proteolyticum, the genomic segment ACGACCGCGACCGCCGTTCCCGCGCGCGTGCTGAGCGGCGAGCAGTCGAACACCTCGATCATCTTCCGCCCGGAGGGTGCCGCCCCGGTCATCTGCAAGCTGTTCCGTCAGGTCAACGCGGGGGTGAACCCGGACGTCGAACTGCAGTCCGCGCTCGCAGCCGGCGGGGCGACGTTCGTGCCGGCCGCGATCGGCGAGGTCCGGGGCACCTGGACGACGGCGGACGGCGACGAGGCGACCGGGTCGCTCGCCTTCGCGCAGGAGTTCTTCGACGGGGTCGAGGACGCGTGGCGGGTGGCCCTTCTCGCCGCCACCGCCGGAGACGACTTCAGCGCCCCGGCACGCGCGCTCGGGGCCAGCGTCGCGCGGATGCACGTGGCGTTGGCCGACGCCTTCCCCACCGTGGCACCCGACGCCGAGGTGCGTGCGCGGGTGGCCGCCGCCTGGGAGAGGCGCCTGGCCATCGCGGTGTCCGAGGTGCCCGCGCTCTCGCCCTACGCCGACCGCATCCGGCAGGTGTACGCCGACGCCGTGGCGGCCGCGTGGCCGCCCCTGCAGCGCGTGCACGGCGACCTGCACCTCGGTCAGGTCCTGCATACGCCCGCGAACGGGTGGGTACTGCTCGATTTCGAGGGAGAACCGCTGCGCCCGATCTCGGAGCGCCGCAGCCCCGACCTCGCCGTGCGCGACGTCGCCGGCATGCTGCGCTCGTTCGACTACGTCTCGGGCGCCGTGGCCGACGACGACGGCGCGGCCGTGCGCGCCTGGGTCATCGCGGCGCAGCAGGCGTTCCTGTCCGGCTACGCCGAGACGGTCAGCGCGGGCCAGACGGCCCCCGACGCGCTGCTGGCCGCGTTCGAGCTCGACAAGGCCGTGTACGAGGCGATCTACGAGACCCGCAACCGTCCCGACTGGATCGGCATCCCGCTCGCCGCCATCGGGCGACTCGCGCCGCTCTCCGCCTGATCACCCGGGAGCCGGAGATCGGCACCGGCGAGGTCACGCGGGGACGCCCGCGTTCCAGCTCTCCCAGCGCTCCATGAGCGTGCGGACCGCCGAGTGGAAGCGCTCGGTCGAGGCACCGGGAGCCGTGTCGCCGAAGTAGTAGCGCACCCAGTGGTCGAGGCGCGCGACGGCGTCGGGGTCGTCCAGCACCCGGTCGGCGCGTGCCACGATGTCGGCCGCGGAATCGGCATCCAGCCATTCGGCATCCGACAGGTACCCGGTGTCGTCCACGAGGGCCTCCGGGTCGACGGGCCGCGTGACCAGCAGCGGTCTTCCCGCGGCGAGCCGGTCGTACACCATCGCGGAGATGTCGACCACCGCGAGGTCGGCGGCGGCGAGCTGCCACCCGAGATCGGCCCCGGTGTCGTGCACGTGCTGGGCGGTCGGATCGGCGGCATTCGCGGCGCCGAGGGCGGCGACGATCCGATCGTTCGCCGCGCCGTAGGCCGCGTCGACCACGCCGGACCGCGGATGGGGTCGGTAGATCACCCGGTGACGGCCGGTGGCCAGCAGCGCCGTCACCAGCGCTTCGCCGTGCGTGAGGATCGAGCCGTAGTGGGCAGCGGGACGATCCCCCTCCCACGTCGGGGCGTAGAGCACGACGCGGCGACCATCGGGCGTGTACGGCAGGTCGCCGGAGTAGTGGTCGGCCTGCGGACGGCCGATCGCGAAGGTCCGGCGGTCGAGGTCGTAGTCCCAGAGAGTCCGGGACAGACGCGCCCGAGCGGCGTCACCGGCGACGAACGCGTAGTCGTACGCGGTGAACTGGTTGGTCGTCATGTACATCTTGTCGGACTCGCCGTGGTTGATGAACACGTGCCAGCGCCGCCCGTATCGGAACATCTGGAAGTTGCGGGTGTTCTGGTTGACGTAGAAGACGATCCGCACGTCCTGCTCGTCGAGCACCTGTTCGACGTCGCGCACCGTGGGGGCGTAGGCCACCGGCAGTGCGTCGTCGCGCAGCAGCGCGTCGGCGCCGCGGATCGAGCGGGCGATCACCACGACGGGCCACTTCCGCGCGAGCTCGCGGAGCGGTGCGTACCACTGGCGCATCTGGTACATGTTCACGGGGCCGTCAGCGAAGTAGACCGCGATGCGGAAGCGGTTCTGCGGCAGGGGTCCGCGTTCGGCGAGCGCTCGGCGGAGGTCGGTGCGCGCACGGCGGGTGGCCAGGGCCTTGCGGAGGAGCCCGACGGCGAGCCGGGCGTCGCGGGCGAGGGGCATCCTTCCAGGGTACCGGCCAGGTCGGCGTGGGACGATGGAATGATGCACCTCGCGACCCCCGGCCGCCGAGACGCGCCCGTTCCCCCCGACGACGCCGGCGTGAGCTTCGTCATGCCCGTCCTGAACGAAGAGCGGTACCTGCGCCGTGCGGTCGCCTCGACGCTGGCGCAGGAGGTGCCGGGCCCGGTCGAGCTCGTGCTGGCGCTCGGGCCGTC encodes:
- a CDS encoding CDP-glycerol glycerophosphotransferase family protein encodes the protein MPLARDARLAVGLLRKALATRRARTDLRRALAERGPLPQNRFRIAVYFADGPVNMYQMRQWYAPLRELARKWPVVVIARSIRGADALLRDDALPVAYAPTVRDVEQVLDEQDVRIVFYVNQNTRNFQMFRYGRRWHVFINHGESDKMYMTTNQFTAYDYAFVAGDAARARLSRTLWDYDLDRRTFAIGRPQADHYSGDLPYTPDGRRVVLYAPTWEGDRPAAHYGSILTHGEALVTALLATGRHRVIYRPHPRSGVVDAAYGAANDRIVAALGAANAADPTAQHVHDTGADLGWQLAAADLAVVDISAMVYDRLAAGRPLLVTRPVDPEALVDDTGYLSDAEWLDADSAADIVARADRVLDDPDAVARLDHWVRYYFGDTAPGASTERFHSAVRTLMERWESWNAGVPA
- a CDS encoding maltokinase N-terminal cap-like domain-containing protein, which encodes MGDLLDLLTVWMPRQRWYGTKGRDPRLTLVADEELVIPGTRVLLVRDEAVTPASVYQVPVSQRDPDAVLPGSLIGPAGDGRVWADAVTDPAFTDLLFHLVTEGGAGATGDGGFIGIPLTAPPATTATAVPARVLSGEQSNTSIIFRPEGAAPVICKLFRQVNAGVNPDVELQSALAAGGATFVPAAIGEVRGTWTTADGDEATGSLAFAQEFFDGVEDAWRVALLAATAGDDFSAPARALGASVARMHVALADAFPTVAPDAEVRARVAAAWERRLAIAVSEVPALSPYADRIRQVYADAVAAAWPPLQRVHGDLHLGQVLHTPANGWVLLDFEGEPLRPISERRSPDLAVRDVAGMLRSFDYVSGAVADDDGAAVRAWVIAAQQAFLSGYAETVSAGQTAPDALLAAFELDKAVYEAIYETRNRPDWIGIPLAAIGRLAPLSA